The nucleotide sequence CCTTGCCCGCGCTCGCTACGTCCTCGGCCGCGATCGCGGTACGCGCTTCGCGCGTCAATGCGGCCTGCGGAGCCGCTCGCACGGGCAAGGCCTGCGCCCGCCCGGCGGCGCGGAGGTTTGCGCGTAGGCAATGCCCGCGCCTGCTACGTCCTCGGCCGCGATCGCGCTGCGCGCTCCGCCCCACGCGTTCGTGCGGTTTGCCCGGGTCGCTCGTTACGGGAAGTAGAAGGCGGGGGCACCCACTTTTCTTTTCGCGACGAGGATCACGATGGCTGGTATCGTTTCGTTCGCAAGCTACGTTCCCTTCCACCGCATCGCGCGCAAGACCATTGCGCAGGCGCTCGGCACCGGCGGCGGCAAGGGCGAGCGTTCGGTTGCCTCCTACGACGAAGACACGGTGACGATGGCGGTCGAAGCCGCGCGCGATTGTGTTCGCAGGCGCGATACGGCCGGGGTCAAGGCACTGTACTTCGCGACGACGGAGCCGCCTTACGTCGAGAAGCTCAATTCCGCGACGATCCATGCGGCGCTCGATCTTCCTGCTGCCGTGCGCTGTCTCGACATCTCGTGCTCGATCCGCGCCGGAGCCGGCTCGTTGCTCGCGGCGCATGACGCCGCAGTGGCCGGCGGACAGGCGCTGGCGACGATGGCCGACATCCGCATCGGTGCCCCCGAGGGAAGCGCCGAGAGCAGCGGCGGCGACGGCGCGGCCGCGTTCCTGTTCGGCACGAGCGACGTCATCGCGCAGGTGGAAGCCACCTGGAGCGGGACCCTCGAGTTCCTCAGCAGCTGGCGCGTGGCGGGACAGCGGTATTCGAAAACCTGGGAGGAGCGCTTTTCGCTGACCCAGGGTTGGGGGCCGCTGCTGGCAGACGCCGCAAAAAACCTTCTCGCTTCGGCCAAGGTTTCTCCCGCCGACATCGCGTGGTTCGTCGTCGACGCGCCCAACGCCCGTGCCAGCGCCGGTTTTCTCGCGCAGGCCGGAATTCCCGCCGAAAAGATCATCGATGCGCGCCTCGACACGATCGGGCACGCCGGCGCCGCCCAGGTGGGGCTGATGCTCGCGACCGCGCTGGAGAAGGCCAGACCCGGCGACAGGATCGCCGTGATCGCGGCTTCCGACGGTGTCGATGCGATGCTGCTGCGCGCCACCGGCCTCATCGCGGACGGGCGGCCCGAACGCACCGTGGACCGCTGGGTCGACTCCAAGCGCGCCGATTTGCCGTACACGCGCTTCCTCAAGTGGCGCGGCATCCTGGAGACCGAGCCGCCGCGGCGACCGGATCCCCAGCGGCCGGCCGGGCCGCCGTCTCTTCGCAGCCACCGCTGGAAGTTCGCGCTCGTCGGCAGCGAGTGCACCGCCTGCGGCGCCCGCCACCTTCCTCCGCAGGAGGTTTGCGTCGCGTGCCGCGCTTCGCACAAGATGCGCGACGTTTCGTTCGCCGACGGCAAGGCCACGATCAAGACGTTTGCCGTGGACCGCCTGGCGTTCACGCCGCAGCCGCCGATGGTCGTCGCGGTGATCGATTTCGAGGGAGGCGGACGCGTGCAGAGCGAGCTCACCGACGTCGAGCCGGCCAAAGTCGCGATCGGCGATCCCGTCGAGATGACGTTCCGGCGGCTGTTCACCGCCGACGCAGTACACAACTACTTCTGGAAAGGGCGCCCGGCGCGCTGAAGAGGGAAGCATATGGCGAGCAACGGAATCCGCGACCGCGTGGCAATCGTCGGCATGGGCTGCACGTCGTTCGGCGAGCACTGGAACCGCGGCCTCGACGACCTGCTGATCGAGGCGGCAGAGTCCGCGCAGGCTTCGGCCGGAATCGACGCCGACAAGATCGATGCGTACTGGCTCGGCACGATGGGGAACCTTTCGGGACTGACGCTGTCGGAACCGCTCAAGATCAACTACAAGCCGGTCACCCACGTCGAGAATTACTGCGCCACCGGCAGCGAGGCGCTGCGCAATGCAGCGTACGCGGTGGCCTCGGGCGCTTACGATTGCGTGATGGCAATTGGAGTCGAGAAGCTCAAGGATTCGGGTTTTTCGGGCCTCGTCGTCACGCCGCCTCCGAGCGACGGGACGCATCCGGCGATGACCGCTCCCGCGCAGTTCTCGCTGCTGGCCCCTGCCTACTTCAAGAAGTACGGCCTCGACGACGAGACCGGCAAGGAAGTGCTTTCGCGCATCGCGTTCAAGAACCATTCGAACGGCGCGAAGAATCCGAAGGCCCAGTTCCGCAAGGAAGTGCCGATGGAGCAGATCCGCAACTCGCCGCGCGTGGCCGATCCTCTCGGCATCATGGACTGCTCGGGAGTGAGCGACGGCTCGGCGGCGGCGATCGTCGTGAGGGCCGAGGACGCGCACAAGTACACGGACAAGCCGATTTTCATCAAGGCGCTGTCGTTCATCGCCGGACCGGCCGCCGGTCCCCTGTCCCAGGACTACGACTTCACGACCTTCCCCGAAGTCGTGGCCTCTGCCCGGGACGCCTACTCGCAGGCCGGCGTGAAGAACCCGGCCGAAGAAATTTCGATGGCCGAGGTCCACGACTGCTTCACGCCCACCGAGCTGGTTCTCTACGAGGACCTGGGCTTTGCCGAACGAGGCGGCGCCTGGCGCGACGTCCTCGCCGGTGCCTTCGACCTCGGCGGCCGCCTTCCGGTCAATCCGGACGGGGGGCTGAAATCTTTCGGCCATCCGATCGGCGCCTCGGGCCTGAGGATGATGTACGAAATGTGGCTGCAGCTTCGCGGAGAGGCCGGGCCGCGGCAGATTTCCAATCCGAAGCTGGGACTTACCCACAACCTCGGGGGAGCGCCGGGCCGCTGCGTGAGCTTCGTGTCGGTCGTCGGTCTCTGATCGCCGTTTCAGCTTTCCCTGCGGCCCCTCTTGTTGTCAGCGCCGGGAAGACCCTTAATGCTTTCGAGGGGGCCACGCCCGTCGGGGCGTGGCCTTTCCAATTGAGAAATCCCGGAGGACCACCGGTGTCCGCTCATCAGGATACCGTCAATCTTTTCGTCGACCTTGTCAGCCGCGCTGACGAGGACATCCATCTGCCCGCGGCGGCCCTGGCGATCGCCCGCATCGCTTACCCCACCCTGGACATGGACCTTTGGCTCGACGAGCTCACTGCGCTGCGCCACGAGGCGCGGGCAGCGGCAGACGCATACACGGGCTCCGATCCGCTCGAGCCGGTGCTCGACGTCGTCTTCGAGGAACGGGGCTTCGACGGCGACCGCGAGAACTACTACGATCCGCGCAACAGTTTTCTGAGCGACGTGATCGAGCGGCGCCGCGGCATTCCGATCACGCTGGCGATGGTGCTGCTCGAAGCCGCGCGCGGCGCCGGCGTCCGCGTCGTCGGCATCGGCTTTCCGGGCCATTTCCTGGTCTGTCATCCGCAGAGCCAGCGTTACCTCGACGTTTTCCGCAAGGGACTGGTGCTCGACCGCCCGGGTCTTCTCGAGCTGCTGCGTCGCCAGGGCCTCGGGCCCGATGCGTGGAGGGACGAGTTCCTGGCGCCGGTGGGCCGCTCGCAGATGCTCGCGCGCATGCTCAACAACCTGAGGCGCCACTACACGCAGACCGGCAACGAAGGCGCACTTGCGACGGTGATCGCGATGTCGCACGGCCTCGAGCTGGCCCGCGAGCACAGCTCCGCGGCGCTCGTTCAGTAGCGGCACGCTTGCGGCGCGCCGCGCCGCTCAGAGCGGCTCTCCCGCCGGGCGCGGGCGTGCGTCGACTTCGCTCGCGTCGAGCGCCGTACGCAGCGTCCGCAGAAGTTCGTCATCCGAAAACGGCTTCTCCAGCACCGCGGCAAACCGGCCGCTGCCTCGGTCGACGAGCCCCCCGGTCATCAGCACGATCGGCAGTTCGGGTTGCTCGGCGTGCAGGCGTTGCTCGAGCTCGCGGCCGTTGCCGCCGGACATCACGAGGTCGGTGACCACCGCATCGATGTCGCCGGTGTGTTCGCGAAACCGTTCGAACGCCTCGTTGCCGCTGGCGGCCGTGACGATGCGATAGCCGCTGCGCTCCAGGTTCTGGCGGCAGCGCAGCACGACCATCGGCTCGTCGTCGACGAGAAGAATGGTCTCGGTGCCGCGAAAGTCGGCGCGGGCGGCAGACGTCTCCGTGCTGACGGCAAGCGGCAGGTGAAGCTCGACCGTCGTCCCGCTGCCGACTTCGGAGCTGATCTCGACCGTTCCCCCGTGGGCGGTCGCGCATGCATACACCATCGCGAGACCGAGGCCGGTTCCGCCCCCTTCGGATTTGGTCGTGAAGAACGGCTCGAAAAGCCGGCCGCGCACGTTTTCGGCAATGCCCACGCCGTCGTCGCGGACACTCAGGACGATCATCGAACGGCCGTTTGACGGCTTCTCCCAGGCGCGGATCTCGATGCTGCCGTCCGCCGCGATGGCGTCGCGCGCGTTGAGCCCCAGGTTGAGAATCGCCTGCGTGAGCTGGCCGGCGTCGGCGAGCACCGCCGGCAGCTTCTCGCTCGCGACCCGGACCGACATCCGCGACGGGACGGATGCACGCAGGAGCCGGGCGGTCGTCTCGACGATCTCGACGAGATCGCACCTGGCCAACCTCGCCGGCGACCGGCGGCTGAGCTGCAGGAGGCGGCGCGTGAGCTCGGAGGCTTGCTCAGCTGCCTGGCGGATGGAATCGGCGTACTCGGCAACCTGCTGCCGGCTCGTCGTCGGCAGGCGCAGCAGATCCGTATAACCGAGGATCCCGGTCAGCGAGTTGTTGAAGTCGTGCGCGAGTCCGCCGGCCAGCGTGCCGAGCGCTTCGAGCTTCTGGGACTGCGCGAGGCGCTGCTCGAGCAGGATCCTGCGACGCTCGGCCTCTTTCTGCTCGCTGACGTCGCGGCCGACGGCCTGCACCTCGACCAGGCTGCCGTCCTCGTCGAAGATCCCGCGATCGACCCAGTGGGTCCAGCACAGCACGCCGTCGTGGCGCCGCGAAAGGTGTTCGTCGACGAGCACCTCGACTTCTCTCGAAACGAGGCGCTGGATCTTCTCGCGCACTCCTTGACGGAACTCTTCGGCGATGAGGTCGAAAAAGTTCGTACCGATATGGTCGTCGGGCCTGCCGCCGAAAAAATCGGCGTACGCCTGGTTCACGAACGTGCGGACACCGTCGATCGTGTAGCGCACGATGAAATCGGTCTGGTCGCGCACGATCGCTTCGTAACGGGCCTCGCTGCGACGCAGTCGCCGAGCCGCCGTGGTTTCGACCGACCGAAGGATCATGATCGAGTAAGGCTCTTCGCGTGAAGGGCGATGCAGGCGCACGCCGCTTACCGTTCGCTCGTCGAAGACCGCGGCCGGAGCAGCAGCCTCGTACCTGCCCCCGTTCTGGAACTCGCGCAGCCCGAAAAGGCCGCCGCCGGGAATCATCCCGAGGCCGATGCGGAATCTCTCGGTGATCACCGCAAGATCGCTGGTCCGGAAGATCGCTTCCGCGGCCGCTGTCGCGTAACGCACGAAGAGCATCGGCGGCAGGAGATCGGAGCGTTCGGGCACCGATCGGAGCCACGCCTCGAACCGGTCGTCGTCCCAGAAGTCTTCGCGATCGAACAAGGACCGCACGCCGGTCCAGTCGACCACGATGAGCGCTGCCGCCTCGCCATCGGTCGAGCAGGCGAACGCGACGGCATCCTCGAACGTGCGGATCATCGGTGTCCTCCTACCATGAATCGCCCGAGCGTAGCGTTCCGGCGTCACTCAGACGAGCCGCGGCGTCGCGCCCAGTCCGTGGATCGCGTGTCGTCCAGGGTGCCGCGCTCGATCGGCAGCCGCATTGACACCAGCCCCCGCATGGGCAAGCAGTGCTCGCCCGCCGGCGGCGGGACATCTCGCCATGCGGAGGCCCGCAACGTGATCGACTTCGAAACTCGCGGCAACATCGCCGTCATCTCCATCAACCGCCCCGAAGCTCGCAACGCCGTCAACGGCGCCGTCGCAAGCGGCATCGAAGCCGCGATCGACCGGCTCGAGTCCGACGATTCGTTGTGGGTCGGCGTGCTGACGGGAAAGGGCCCGGTGTTCTGCGCCGGGGCCGACCTCAAGGCGATCAACTCGGGACAGGCCGCCGACCTTGCCACGGCAAAAGGCGGATTCGCAGGCTTTGTCGCGCGCGAGCGCAGCAAGCCGGTGATCGCAGCCGTGGACGGCCCCGCGCTGGCCGGCGGCTGCGAGATCTGCCTTGCCTGCGATCTCATCGTCGCCAGCCGCGAAGCCCGCTTCGGCGTGCCCGAGGTCAAGCGTTCGCTGGCTGCCGCAGCCGGCGCCTTGTTCCGTCTGCCGCGCGTGCTGCCGCGCAACGTCGCAACGTGGATGATCGCCACCGGCGAGCCGATCTCGGCCGAAGAGTGCGCGCGCTACGGCATGGTGAACACGCTGTGCGATCCGGGCCAGGCCGTGGACCAGGCCGTCGAGCTTGCCGGACTGATCTGCAAGAACGCACCGCTTGCCGTGCGCGAAAGCCTGCGCGTGATGCGCGAGACCGCGATGGCCGGCGACGAGGCCGCGTTCCGCCGCTCGACCGAAGCGATGATGAACCTGGCTGCGACCGAGGACTTCTGGGAAGGACCGAAGGCTTTTATCGAGAAGCGGCCGCCGGTGTGGAAAGGGAAGTGACGCCGGGATCGATGTTCTCCCAGTGCAGGCACGTATCGATGCTGCGCCGCTGCGGTCTCCTGTAGGGCTGCAGCGGCCAGCCGATCGGGATCAGCGCTGCCGACGGCTGCGAAGGCGCGAGGCCCAGCCAGCGGTCGAGCTCGTCGTGGAACGCGAGCTGCATCATCGTAAGGCACGCTCCGAGCCCCACGGCACGACACGCCAGCAGGATGTTCTGGATCGCGGGGAACAGCGCCTGATACTGCGCGTGACCGCGGCGCGTCCAGCCCGCGACGACCAGGTGCACCGGCACTTCGTGGAAATGCTCGGCGAGCCAGATCGCCGATTCCATGTTGCGCCGTTTGGCCGGCGCGTACGATGGATCGCGCGCCGCTTCGACGGCAGGCGCGATGTACGCCGAAAAGGCGGCGCGGTAGCGCTCGGCGATCCACGCGCGCCGCTGCGGCTCGGTCACGGCGATGAAGATCCACGGCTGGCGGTTGCCGCCGCTCGGCGCGAAGGTGCCGGCCTCGCAAACCTTGCGGATGAGCTCGCGCGGCACGGGATCGGGTTTCAGGCGCCGGATGGCGCGCGTCGTGCGGATCCCTTCGAGAAGAGGAACGTCCTCGCCGATGGTCTCCGGATCGGGAACGGACCTGCTCACTGGCACTTCTCGCTGGCCGGCGGCACGCGGTGGCAGGCCATCGAGTCGGTGACGCCGCCGGAAATGTACGCGCAGGCGTTGGTGATCGCGCCTTCGCGCGCGAGCTCGACGGTTGCAGCGGCGACCGAGCGGCACTGGGAGCGGCCGTTGTAGGCCATGCAGACGTCGCAGGTATGCTCGCCCGCCGACATGCTGCCTGCGAGAATCCAGCCGAGCCCGGCAAGGCTCAGCACGAGTCCAACGATACCGGCGCGGCTCATCGGCGCGCACCATAGCGGCGGCCCTGCCGCCCGGCAACTTACGCCGCGCGCTCCGTCAGCAGCAGCCCGGCCGCGCCGATCACGTAGACCAGCGTCGCCCAGGCCGCGACGAACGGAAAGCCGTACGTCATCGCCAGCACGATCGCGACGA is from Candidatus Binatia bacterium and encodes:
- a CDS encoding OB-fold domain-containing protein, producing MAGIVSFASYVPFHRIARKTIAQALGTGGGKGERSVASYDEDTVTMAVEAARDCVRRRDTAGVKALYFATTEPPYVEKLNSATIHAALDLPAAVRCLDISCSIRAGAGSLLAAHDAAVAGGQALATMADIRIGAPEGSAESSGGDGAAAFLFGTSDVIAQVEATWSGTLEFLSSWRVAGQRYSKTWEERFSLTQGWGPLLADAAKNLLASAKVSPADIAWFVVDAPNARASAGFLAQAGIPAEKIIDARLDTIGHAGAAQVGLMLATALEKARPGDRIAVIAASDGVDAMLLRATGLIADGRPERTVDRWVDSKRADLPYTRFLKWRGILETEPPRRPDPQRPAGPPSLRSHRWKFALVGSECTACGARHLPPQEVCVACRASHKMRDVSFADGKATIKTFAVDRLAFTPQPPMVVAVIDFEGGGRVQSELTDVEPAKVAIGDPVEMTFRRLFTADAVHNYFWKGRPAR
- a CDS encoding acetyl-CoA acetyltransferase, with protein sequence MASNGIRDRVAIVGMGCTSFGEHWNRGLDDLLIEAAESAQASAGIDADKIDAYWLGTMGNLSGLTLSEPLKINYKPVTHVENYCATGSEALRNAAYAVASGAYDCVMAIGVEKLKDSGFSGLVVTPPPSDGTHPAMTAPAQFSLLAPAYFKKYGLDDETGKEVLSRIAFKNHSNGAKNPKAQFRKEVPMEQIRNSPRVADPLGIMDCSGVSDGSAAAIVVRAEDAHKYTDKPIFIKALSFIAGPAAGPLSQDYDFTTFPEVVASARDAYSQAGVKNPAEEISMAEVHDCFTPTELVLYEDLGFAERGGAWRDVLAGAFDLGGRLPVNPDGGLKSFGHPIGASGLRMMYEMWLQLRGEAGPRQISNPKLGLTHNLGGAPGRCVSFVSVVGL
- a CDS encoding transglutaminase-like domain-containing protein, which encodes MSAHQDTVNLFVDLVSRADEDIHLPAAALAIARIAYPTLDMDLWLDELTALRHEARAAADAYTGSDPLEPVLDVVFEERGFDGDRENYYDPRNSFLSDVIERRRGIPITLAMVLLEAARGAGVRVVGIGFPGHFLVCHPQSQRYLDVFRKGLVLDRPGLLELLRRQGLGPDAWRDEFLAPVGRSQMLARMLNNLRRHYTQTGNEGALATVIAMSHGLELAREHSSAALVQ
- a CDS encoding ATP-binding protein, encoding MIRTFEDAVAFACSTDGEAAALIVVDWTGVRSLFDREDFWDDDRFEAWLRSVPERSDLLPPMLFVRYATAAAEAIFRTSDLAVITERFRIGLGMIPGGGLFGLREFQNGGRYEAAAPAAVFDERTVSGVRLHRPSREEPYSIMILRSVETTAARRLRRSEARYEAIVRDQTDFIVRYTIDGVRTFVNQAYADFFGGRPDDHIGTNFFDLIAEEFRQGVREKIQRLVSREVEVLVDEHLSRRHDGVLCWTHWVDRGIFDEDGSLVEVQAVGRDVSEQKEAERRRILLEQRLAQSQKLEALGTLAGGLAHDFNNSLTGILGYTDLLRLPTTSRQQVAEYADSIRQAAEQASELTRRLLQLSRRSPARLARCDLVEIVETTARLLRASVPSRMSVRVASEKLPAVLADAGQLTQAILNLGLNARDAIAADGSIEIRAWEKPSNGRSMIVLSVRDDGVGIAENVRGRLFEPFFTTKSEGGGTGLGLAMVYACATAHGGTVEISSEVGSGTTVELHLPLAVSTETSAARADFRGTETILLVDDEPMVVLRCRQNLERSGYRIVTAASGNEAFERFREHTGDIDAVVTDLVMSGGNGRELEQRLHAEQPELPIVLMTGGLVDRGSGRFAAVLEKPFSDDELLRTLRTALDASEVDARPRPAGEPL
- a CDS encoding crotonase/enoyl-CoA hydratase family protein, with translation MIDFETRGNIAVISINRPEARNAVNGAVASGIEAAIDRLESDDSLWVGVLTGKGPVFCAGADLKAINSGQAADLATAKGGFAGFVARERSKPVIAAVDGPALAGGCEICLACDLIVASREARFGVPEVKRSLAAAAGALFRLPRVLPRNVATWMIATGEPISAEECARYGMVNTLCDPGQAVDQAVELAGLICKNAPLAVRESLRVMRETAMAGDEAAFRRSTEAMMNLAATEDFWEGPKAFIEKRPPVWKGK
- a CDS encoding nitroreductase family protein; translated protein: MSRSVPDPETIGEDVPLLEGIRTTRAIRRLKPDPVPRELIRKVCEAGTFAPSGGNRQPWIFIAVTEPQRRAWIAERYRAAFSAYIAPAVEAARDPSYAPAKRRNMESAIWLAEHFHEVPVHLVVAGWTRRGHAQYQALFPAIQNILLACRAVGLGACLTMMQLAFHDELDRWLGLAPSQPSAALIPIGWPLQPYRRPQRRSIDTCLHWENIDPGVTSLSTPAAASR